In Mus musculus strain C57BL/6J chromosome 9, GRCm38.p6 C57BL/6J, one genomic interval encodes:
- the Rps27rt gene encoding ribosomal protein S27-like, translating to MPLAKDLLHPSPEEEKRKHKKKRLVQSPNSYFMDVKCPGCYKITTVFSHAQTVVLCVGCSTVLCQPTGGKARLTEGCSFRRKQH from the coding sequence ATGCCTCTCGCAAAGGATCTCCTTCATCCCTCtccagaagaggagaagaggaaacacaagaaaaagcGCCTGGTGCAGAGCCCCAATTCCTACTTTATGGACGTGAAATGCCCAGGATGCTATAAAATCACCACGGTCTTTAGCCATGCACAAACGGTAGTCTTGTGTGTTGGCTGCTCCACTGTCCTCTGTCAGCCTACAGGTGGAAAAGCAAGGCTGACAGAAGGATGCTCCTTCAGGAGGAAGCAGCACTGA